Sequence from the Sardina pilchardus chromosome 15, fSarPil1.1, whole genome shotgun sequence genome:
GTGTGCAACATGAACAGGGTCCTTACAtaacaccactgtgtgtgttcagtgtagtTGTGACACTGTGAGGGCAAGGCTGTTAGGAGGCATAAAGGTAGCCTACATTATCTCTCCTTTACAGATTGCCTTTTTTTGTCCTGGGTCAAACGGCTccctctgattaaaacgctgaCCCCAGACTGGACCCTGCAGTAAAATGGGTCCAGAACCGCCACCGAATCCCGTCCTTAATGTACCTTAAACCTCCACAGTCCTCCGATGTCATCGCTGCTCTCGAAACACACAGGCTCTAGCCCTTCGTCCAGGGAACACTTGATGCAGGCCAGGCCGGAACATCCTGCTCCAATCACAGCCACACGCTTGGCCATGATCAGCCGTAGTTGGAGAGCAATCCTGTCATACAAACGAAGCACTTTAAGTCCTTTAATTCATCAGCGGCTACACATTGTGCTTTAAGTATTGCTGTAAAGAGTTCATCAGCAGTGTCACAATTTGTGTCACAATCTGAGGACCAGTGTGCAGGATTGGATTGGGCCCAATAGTAGTACATAGTGAGGTTGAAGGGAGGTTATCCTGGCTGAAtttagccttgacttggtttcacaaaagagcACACACATTAGATATACAGCAAAAAAatggattgttttgtagggcttttgatggtagttattacactcttgttaagtacctaccacaaaaaaaattgggtaaaaaaaataatttgaatcattttttgagagtttttttagctggggtcaaattgaccccaaggacaacgaacgtcggtaagatttgaggacaacatgagggttaaacaATCTTGTCAAGAGTGacctttttttcacattttcgaGCACGTTGCTCAGTTACCACTCAGTGATTGAACACTAACACCAAGAAAGACAAGAAGAATACAAATGCTAAAACATCTAGGACCATcccacaaataaaaaaaatgtggctTGTTGTCCACTCACTGGATGGTTAATTAATCAAGTGAATTTAGCTGCCACAAGTAAATTATTGCTATTTCTTGCTTTAAGAACAAACAATTCTTTACCTCCACAACACCAGTGCTACCTGGCTTAAATATATGTGTAATAAGTACAAAACTCTTTCAGCAAAATGTTGAATATGGCAAAACAATGATTAGAAATCAGACAGAATCACAACAAACTTACCCCTCTTCGTCCTAGGACAGAACGTGATGAAGTAAACCCAAGGTTCAAAATCCATCACGGCTAAATCACACATTAACACTGGATGCATCACAGTGTGGTTGGCAAACCTGTCTGCTCATGACCTCAAAGTGTTAAGGACTGTCAGGACTGCATCCAAAATCATTGGGGCTGACCTCCCTCAGCTTCAAATGATATACTCCACACGCTGTCAGAGTAGGCCTGTGTCTATCATCAAAGATGCTAACCATCCAGctcattccctctcctctctgcctccctctggaAAGTGATACCAGAGCattaccacccacaccacacgaTTCAGAGATAGTTCCTTTCCACAAGCTGTCAGAAAACTACAACTGCAAGtatattgtgtgcgtgtgtgtgtgtgtgtgtgtgtgtgtgtgtgtgtgtgtgtgtgtgtgtgtgtgtgtgtgtgtgtgtgtgtgtgtgtgtgtgtgtgtgtgtgtgtgaatgattgtATAATGTGTACATATATGGATAGTTTGGCTAtcttatctatctgtctgtcttgatTGATTCACTCTAATGGTCtcactacaacaatggtctcagCTTCATCAACAGTATTCATCATGTGATCCCTAATCATGTGACCTCCAATCATGTGATTCCTGATCTATGACCTCCAGTCATGTGACCCCTatcaataggcgcgttcaagttggctgcgcagcacaaaaactgcgcagcacaagatgcacgtggttaaaaatctgtccacgatggtctagatgggcgtgttttcgactcggcagtcggtatcacatggcctcaacttatcgcgggagcaaggcgtggccaggcggctgctccgcaaaagagcagccggtctggaggtactgcggagagcagcggagcctagaccctgccttcatgatgtcaggtctttgccctaattggcttttacatccctgacgtatgtgcaggtgtttagatgcctcctcatatccacaagggtccgtgcgggtccgtgcctcgtgattcgtcacatggtcaagtctagccaagtctacactacgggaagtagagagtgtacaacttcatagcagcgtttgtatcccctcccctgctgccaccggcagctctcgttgctgcaaaaggtcatttggagttgaacttgaacacggctaaaGTTACGCCACTGAGCAGTGCTGCGCAGAACtgcgtggttaaaaatctgtccacgatggtctagatgggcgtgtttacgactctgcagttgatatcacatggccttaatttatcgcgggagcaagacGGCTGCTGTGCAGCAGCGCAGTTCCTCTccaggtactgcggagcctagaccggcctagaccctgccttcatgacgtcaggactttgccctaattggcttttagatccctgacgtatgtgctggCGTTTAGAttcctcttcatatccacaagggcctgtgcctcatgtttcgtcaagtggtcacgtctagactacgggaagtagagagtgtccaacttcatagcagcgtttgtatctccgcccctgctgtcaccggcagatctcgctgctgcaagaggtgaACTTGAACGTGCCTATTATCATTCCCCCATGCCATGTGGTTGGGCAGATGTAACTAGCATGCCTTGGCAAATGCCGGTTTGAAGTACACTTTGGGCACACGTCTTTCCTTCAAAGTCTCTGCTGTGTGTTGGGGCCGCATTACCATCTTGAATGTGCATTATTTTTTCTTGATAACTGATTCGCTGTGtcatccattatcccttacataaacaATGGctgatgataataatgaaatcAGTGTGTGCTTTCAATCATTACACCACGGAGAACAAAACATAGTTTTTAATATGAGGAAGTTCAGCCTTCGCTTCTGATGTCTGCCATCTCTTACAGTAATACTTTATATTGCCTAGTTATTGTAGAAAAAGACCAAAAAGCATATCACAGTATGAATTGGATCATTTCCTCCAAAGATGTAATTGTCATTGACATGTGAGATCCGTGGTAAACATCTAAACAAGACAAATTCAAACACTGAACTATTTCTCAATTTCCATTGAAATAGACGTACAGTAAGCAGCTGGACTTCTtcaccatactgtatatccaatACAGTACTCTCTCTAAATGAATTTGGGTTGAAAGTTAGAAAAATAATCCACTTTCCACACCATCCTTTATGAGAACACTATTTGACAATTTGTGGAATATTTTTTAACTTGGTCAGCATCATAAAACCTAGGTCTTCATTCTTTGTGTCAGCCAATAATTGATATTTAATGTGATGATTATGTTTTATTGTTACTTTTTCAGTGTGAAAGTGTGGAGTTGAATGATCGTTATGAATCGTGTGAACGGAATGTTGTCTCTAATGTTCAAATCTTTGCTCTAAACTACGGGTGCTATCCCATCCCTCCACAGATCATCGAGAGCCTCACCAAAAGCTTCCGACAGGTTATCAAAAAGGTCTGGGAGTTTGAGCTGAAGTGCCAGGACAGCCAGCACCAGTGTGAGTCCACCAGAGAGGGCCAACCACCAGCCCGGCATCGGAGAAGGGTTCAGTCTGGGTACCGGCCTCGTCCTCATGGGTTGGGTCACCCGGTCCCACTGGGTACAGATGGCCTGCCGGGCCCCTTTCCATTGACCCGGCCCAAACAGCCGGAACTGGTACGGTGTGCATGGACCCAGCAGAACTTTCAAAGACAGACTGGGATCCCAGaagagcagggagaggaggTTGGGTCTCGCGCCCACTTCCTGTGCCAGATGATCCAGGTAAGGAATGTACTGCACCTGGACTGTAGCGTGGTTGGGGTAACTACAGAGGAGAGGTAAACAAGAATCAACATAATATGCAGTATTATGAGGATTATTATGAGAAGTATTTCAGGGacggtggtagcatagtggcagCATGTAGCAGCCAGAAAGGTTTTGGCCTTGAGCAAGGCGCTTAGTTGCTCCAAGAGCAATGGCCTTTGTAGTACAATGGATATCTGTccataagtcactttggataaaagtgtctgctatgtaaaaaatgtaaaatgtgtaaaaaaatgaaaaatgtatttccGACATTCCTATTCCTATATGTCTGTTATCTACCTTTCAGTGTATCTCTGCTTCTCAGCATCAATGATCtcattcattttcttctcaGAGGGAAGTTGGCTTAACCCTTGAAGAAATTGAAATGTGAAGTCACAAAgcatactcacacagacacataaagtaCAGTGTACACTTTTATCTCTCTTGTTCCTGTTATGTTATCTATATACCGTATATTTATATAACACAATATATTGATAATCAATGACAGTTTACAAAAGCACTgtacaaatgaacaaacaaacaaatcatttGGGTGTGCTTTATGGTGAAGTCTTGCTTGTGTTTCCTTTATGCTGTGTAGTCTTGCTTGTTTGTGCAATATGTTTGgtggacaataaagacttctATTTTACCCGCGATGGCTCTGGTGGCCCAGCGAGCCTGCAGCTCCATGCATGGCATGATTGGCCCAGATGTCTGAACGAGCCCCAGCAGAGCCAGCGTGGGGCGCTCTAGTGAAGGGGGAAACATCTGCTTGTACAGGCGGATCTCTCCCTGGGGGCCGGTGACTAGAGACGGCGGCAGAAAGGAAAACGTCGGGCTGTATCCTGTGCAGAAAACAACTGCGTCGATGTTCTCCTCTACTGACTGGTCCTCGAACACCACGGACGACCCGCGGAACTCCAGCATGTTGGGCTTCATGGCCAAGGCTCCGTAAAGGATCCGCCCTGGAAGATCATCGTTTATTATGGGACGCCTGTCGAAGAACCTGCAGGGGTGTAAAAGGGGTGTATTTGTAAAGGCcagcaggagtgtgtttgtgccttaCTTGACTGACGTTCTTTAGTATCAGAACTAAATATGTGCAACCTCTTTTGACTTTATCAGAAAATATGGAGAGAGATATAGGTGCTGGTCATAAAATTAGAATATCAAAAAGTTGATTTATTTCAGTAattccattaaaaaaaagtgaaactcGTACATACATTCATTCCACACGGACAGATATATTTCAAGTGTTTATTGCTTTTAATTTAGATGATTATATAAGTACTCAGTGCTGAACATGCAGCTCATACTTTCCATGTTCATAATTTTCAGTTGGCCAACATTTCTAAAaaaacttttttgtttgttcatatATTCATTTTTTTGAGATACTGTATTTGGGATTTTCATTAGTTGTCAGTAATAATTATCAAAAtgtaaagaaataaacattttaaataaatccgtctgtgtgtaatgaatgaatataattacaagtttcactttttgaatgGAATTACTGACAAAAATCAACTTTTTGATGATATTCTTATTACATGACCAGCATGAGCATGTCTCAAAATGATGTACATGTAAATATAAATCACGTTTCTAGGCCAAGTATACTTCCGTATACTGTACAAGGAATTTGctctctgtatttatcccatccgtgcaTTAGTAACTAACTGAAGTACTAACTAAATAGTGTACTGTAACTTTCCCCATATCAAACTACAACTCCGATACTGAGCACAATTGCAGATAGGCTGGTcttctacagtatgttaccTGTGCTTTGGCTGCAGACTGTACAGGCTGTGGTCATATTTGCTGTTGACCCTTCTCTCAGTAACCCAGTTTAGCAGCGCCTTTGGCAGTAGCCTTTGCATCAGGAGGCTCCAGCGGTTGATCATCACCATGTCCAGGGGAAGGCCATTATCCGACATCCGTCCCAAAATCCACCCACCTTTTCTCGTACTCAGGAAAGTCTGCGAAAACAGTTAGTAGATGGTAAAGATTTTGTGTAGATTTACGGGCAACCAGAGACCATGTGGGAAACGAGGCTTCTCACTATAACATGTAATTCCTTAGATCTACGTTGTGTTTTCTATGTccataaatcaataaatcaatcgaTCAAAAAATCATCCCCTTAGAATGACaaggttctatctgacattttcGTCAAAATTTTGTTATTGACATATTCTTATTCTGTGACAATTTAGAAAGTGAGGTGAAGTATTCTTGTAGTTGTATGCATGtttggacattatatctaaaGAGGTTTGTTCTGCATATCAGTAACTCTACAGTATGCAATACTTAAACTTTcaagctcaatatctcagaacttctCAGAACGTAGATAAAACCCTATAATTCCGAAGAGACGAAATGCCATAGGGATCCAAAGTGAGCTGTTTATTTCCATTGCTTATGCTCAGAGTTATGTATGAgtttatgtgtaatgtgtgacaTTTTTAGGACAGGTGTGAGCAGGATgtaagaggtgaggagaggaacgTTTCAGGGCATCATGCCTTCTCTGCGGCTCTGCTAATTTCCACAGCTATGTCACATCCAGAATTCCCAATGCCAACAATCACGACCCTTTTCCCACGGAATGGTTCTGGGTCCTTGTATTCCCAACTGTGATAATATTTCCCTGGGAATGTCTTTGCTCCTGAAAAACATGGGATAACCTCAAGCATTAGTTGATAGTCACAAAGAGTTTAATTGTTTCCATTTCATTATATGATGGCATATTCCACAACGGCACAATCAGTGTATCAAAGCAATTTACATATCATGCTTGTTAACTTTTGATAAATAGACAAAATGAGCGTCTTTTTATCCAGATTATGGtagatttttatttcattttaaactGTTCCTCCATCTCTGAGGCTCCTGTATTACTGATctccagtgttggggagtaacgcattacatgtaattgagttacgtaatttaattacaaaataatatattaacagtaatatattacagttactgtagaaaaaaatgtaattcaattacaattATATTCAATTATTATTCaaatatcattatattatcctcacaaaaaatgtgatgctaattcatgtattgaatgcccttgctgccttgtgcgcttgtacagaactgctcggcagcctgtagaccaaggccaaaatcttcgcatggatttggggactataaatatcattcaaaaatcggaaaagtaatcaaaaagtaatcaaaagtaattagttacgtaactcagaaaaagtaattcaaatagttacactactattacattttaaacagagtaacttgtaactgtaacacattacatttctaaagtaaccttcccaacactgctgaTCTCAGACAGACAGCTCCTTTGAAGAGGTTCAGACGTaaaacacttactgtacagCGCGTTTTGAAATACAGTACCATCCGTACCTTTGATCTTCTCCATTGGGGTcactgggtgtgtgtagtgCCCCGAACTCACAAGCACGCCATCAAAGATGTGTCTCTCCTCCTGACCGTCCCTGTTCTCAGTAACAACTTCCCACTGACCTGAACGGGAGAAGTCAGGCCTCTGTCTCACACTGCGTACtgtggtctacacacacacacacacacacacacacacacacacacacacacacacaccacaccacaccacaccacaccacaccacagataTACTTCAGATatactttgtttttttgtgccaTTCAAACATTTAAAGTCGTCAAATAAATACATCGAAATGAATGGAGATTTTGTTAACCAAATAGGTATTAATTACAGATGCTAATTTAAATCTGTtcttaaaacaacaaacaaatcgaTGGACGGTTGGCACCTGGAACTGAACATATTTCAGGAGATCAAAGTGTTGTGCATAGAGCCGGTAGTACTGGAGCAGCTGGGCATTGTGCAGGTAGTTGGGGTAGTCGGCAGGCATGGGGAAATCACTGAAGCACATGATCTCCTTAGAGGTGTTGGACACCAGAGAACGGTAGATGCTGGAGTGCTCAGGCTCGGGGCTCTCCTGCAGGCCCACATGCGTTTGGCATTAACCAGTGATAAACATTAAAGCAACATGGTTAGCTTGTCACCTGAAATTCACTTCCACACAGTGGAAACTGCAGTACCTTATACGAGATGCTTTCATACCAATGAAATCTTAAGCAAAACTGTTGGTTATGTTGGTGTAATTCTAGTGTTAGGCATTCTGTCAGAATGAAGGttttctgtgcatttgtgtatgtgtacagtatattatctttttctgtgcatttgtgtttgtgtatattacGCCTGTTTTACTCTTAGTTTATCCACCCAGTCGGGGGAGTTTCCACGACAGGAAATAGACTGACAAGGTCTCTGTCGGATCCGCCTCATAATGACAATTTTCAAGAGCTTGTACAGGGTGAGAACCCCAATGACAATATCTTCCAATGACCCTCCATGCATCCCCTTACCTTAAACCTCCACAGTCCTCCGATGTCATCGGTGCTCTCGAAGCACACGGGCTCCTGCCCCTCATCCAGACAGCACTTGATGGACACAAGGCCCCCACTTCCAGCTCCGAtcacagccacccgtttgaccATGCTGAAAGTCTGtatagagagaaaagatagCTACTAAGTACATGTATGAAGCAGAGAAAGTTAGagttcagtttgtgtgtgtgtgtgtcactgtattGCAATAAATGAtatcaaataaaacaatgtcttgtcgTATGTAAAACAATGTGCTGTAAAATCTTGTAAAATCAGACgcgttgctgtgtgtgtatcacctcGATATGTTTCTTATGTTCCTAACTCATAAGTATCTCTTATCTGTAAATTTCTAGATTTAGATTTATGATTGAATGGAAGACACCTGTGCTTACCCCCAGGTGTGACTCTTTATCTACAAGTGTGCAGAGGATCAGCCCTTCTCACTTACACCaaagagggttaaagtggagcgattagtaatcaaggatctttgcctATACATCTACTTCATATTGGAGTTGGAACATGAGGTCATATGAGGCCCTCCTTTGTTAGTAACCTAGCTTAGCTTGTTTCCCTGTTTTAGTTAGAGATACGGGGTGAGTCTTTATGGTGAAACTGATCTCCCTTGATGCGCATCACTGAAAAAATAAAGCCTGTTTCCTGATTGACCACCATCCTGACTGTGTCTCCAGATATCTGCAGTGCATGCTAGATTATTTAAAATCTAAAAAATTGACATATAGCATTTGGATGCTAGATACATCTTATCAAGTGTTATACAGGCCTTTGTAAGGCCTTGTAAGTGAATTTACTTGGCCTGTTTTGTCAAAACTGAAATTGATTTAAATTCAAGCAGGAAATTCTAATCAAAACATTCCTCAGATGTACTGCAGATTTTCCTAGGAGTAAGGTGCGCTGCTTGTCACCTGTCAGTTCTGACGTCCGTGTTGAGAGTAGATTGGTTCCTGAGAATTCCTGTTTCCTGGTGGAGGCTGACGGCTGTTGTTGTGCAGGTGTGTTGCAGGCCCTCACGTAGGGACTGGAGTGAACCtgttgcataaaacactgctggCGATCAGATTCAGGTGAACTTTGAACTCTGTGCTGTCTGGGGTGGATCTAACAGGACGAGAGGGACTTGTTAAAGTAGGTCAGGAGGTGTTGTGGACGTGCAGATAAAGAGATTAATACTTTACTTATATGTGAGCACAGCTTTCCtgccatgcatgcatgtatcaAGGGGAAGGTGTTAGTATCTTGTTAGGCTTTCCAAAAATGGCAAGAAATGACTGAGTATGTTAAACATTCACTCATACAGAATGTACAGAAATGTGATCATGCaaagaaaaatataaataaagttgTGCACCACGTattcaatttcttttttttcatggtgTATTCACTGTGCATGCATAGCCTACTCAGAGAGAGTCCACATGTTCACTTACACTGAGCTGAAGTGGTGGTCCTAGGAGAAGAAGTTGTGATTAGTCTCTTACAAAACAGGAAGAGATCCTCCCCTGGATCATGTGAAGACGTGTGCTGACATGTTGGTTTTACAGCGGCTGATTCAGAgccagtgttttgtttttgtaagtcCTATCATATGCACTGCTGCTAATACAGGGCTGAACCCAAACCAGTGGACTAAGGTGGGGCAAGCAAGGCAATATGAGACAGTGGGTGGAGTAAACAATGAAGGGGCTGGGGTTATCTATGGCCATGTTAACCCCTGAGTTTCGTAATGGGTTATATAACCAATGCTGTTAAATGCATTTGGGCCTACACGTGGCTTATAGGCTACtgataagtaggcctatatattaaGGGAGAAATCCAGCCAATGAGTTAACCGGCTAGCAGCTAAGGGCAATGGGCATGTACTAAACAAGAACCCTGTTCATGTTGCACAGCACTTGTCATGACATGTTGAGTCTGCTAGGAGGCATAAAGGTACAGTTTAGTTTAGTACAAGCcaagctcactgctccgggttagtgcactcatttcactgtgtgctgtgtgtgtgcactaataTGATGGATGGGATGAATGCAGAGAACAAATTCCTTTAATACACAAGAATAATATTTGTCCATAGGAACCTGATTTATTTACTTTGGCTGCTTTAGACGCTAGTTAGCTAACACGCGTCAGAGAGCACCGATTTGTTTTGATGACAGTATAGCCTATTCCGTGAACATGATCAACTGAGCTCTGTGTTAAAATTGGCCGGATCCTTTCAAATATAATACACGTACACTGATGGAAAAGTCTAAGTATATTTACTTGTACTTATAGCCAGAGACTGATCTTTGAGAGCCTGCATGATAGATTCTCATTAAGCTCTTAGCTGCAGATATACTTTAAGTATACTATCATAGACAGGAAAAATTGGGGCTAGAAATATGCGTCAGCAGTgggcggcagtggctcaggtGGTAGAGGAGTCGCCCAGAAACTGCAAGGGTGCAATCTCGTGCCCATCTCCTACTGACATAACACTTAACCCCAAAAGTGCTCCCAGAGCTGACGCCCTGCATGGCAACCTACaccactgggtgtgtgtgatacaAATAGTCAATAAGAAATTTAAATGCAGTGTATTAGTAAACAATACACCTAAAAGTTCACTTGTAGTGCACCTGAAATGTACTACTTTTACACATTAAAAAAGAATAATGTAAACTGTAATTAACTAAAAGGTGTGCTAGAATATTATTATATTCACTAGGCTAATTTATAGTTCTCAGTATTTATGAGTTTACTATTATAAACTGAAAGTGAAAGACTGACGTATAAACATATATACGTCAGACTTTATATAAAGTATAAACACAGTACATCTACAAGTTTACCACAAGTATTTGTGCTAATAAACGTACTACCTAAAGTAAACTTGGGAATTATACTTCAACTGCACTTCAGTTCACTTGATAGAATTAACTTTAAATATAGCTTTTTTTTGTTAAGGGTTGTTTTATTTGTCACAACACAATTTCATAATTTAGATATTAAAATCATGTTCTGTGATCAATATGGTTCAAATTGTACATGAATTGGGGAGCTTTGCCAATGACTTTCTTCTTCCAAATGCATACATTTCACATTGCATTTGGAGGCCTCTTACGTAAGTACTGGAAAATGGCAAGGCAATATTATCCCTAGAACAAAGTTGGTTATTCACAATACACTGATTTACTCTGTCCAGCTATAACGTAGCAATTTGTTTCAGGCTAGTAGTGTTGCAttgtgttgttctttttctgtttcattCATGGCTGTGGGCTCAGATCTTCTGGGGAGTGACCATTGAGATGAGGTTGTTGAGCATTGCAGGAGGGTGCATCTGGAAGTAGTACGCTGCTGAGGCTCCAGCCAAGCTGACCAGGCTCAGGTTGAACAAGCGGGCAGCCAGGCTTGTCTGGATGGTGTCATCCACGGGCCTGGTCTTCAGGGGCTGGAACATGCGCTCGAACTGGGTGAAGATGGCCTGGCGGGCTCCGAACCACTTCCCTGGGCCCATTATGCGGTACTGGTACGAGCTGACTGGACCCCACAGAACCTTCTTGAACAGCGAGTAGTCGGTGAAGAAGAGCCAGGGCAGACTGGGTCTCACGCCGATCTCTCCAGCAATGTCGTCCATGTAGGAAACAAAGTCCACCTGAAGTGGGGATTGCTTCGAGCAGATGTAGCTGAAGTGGACGACAGAATTGAAACGTGAGTGCGAGTAGTTGTTTTTATTATACTATATAACTTTATATTAATTATAATTTTATTCTGTATTTGAATGGAATAGTCAGGTGCGAGAGGTGCACTATACTTTTTGTCGATGTCCTTTGTGTCTTTTTCAACTTCTTTCATCATCACCTCAGGACTGGGAAGCTTATTTAGCcctttagaaaataatatttataAAAAATCATAAAGTGAACCCCAGTGAACCCTTTAAGATTTTAAAACATTGAGCAAAGTAATAACTGCTTTGTTTAACAAGAGTGCAATTCTCTGTACTGATCACAAGATGGCACTGAAGTGAAAATACCCTCACAGGGCAGCTGCAGACATCCATGCCAAAGACCACTCATGCCAAAGACCACTGCCAAACGGCCATGTTGCAATGCACCACGGGCACTTAACGGGCATCTACCTGTATCTATTTCAGGCAGAACTGTGTATATGTGCAAAACTTCACAACACCAACCTCGCTCCAGTGGCGAGACCACTGacaatcacaacacatgattggtacagtgtaccgtaatttcccgactattagccgcggcttatacattgattttgctaaatttcttcagctatgaggttaatacaggggagtAGTTGATATGGTGttagtatggttttgtttcttttaacttgcataaaacactgtcctgcggcttatacacaatgaaaTCACTGTATTCACAAGCCATTTGGCCGTGGAAGGGGCGGCATATGTGTAGACAACGGCCATATTGCCATTCCAAACTAAGCCTATGCATTTCTAATGGGGGGTGCTTTGAGTCCTGTCTCTGCTCATTAGAGGGTCTCTGGCCTGTCATGTGAGGAGCATCACGATcagagccagacagacagagcggtagataaaacagagtggcgacactcccatagacctccataggaaaaaatggcagcgctttttgcaggctatttcctcgttatgggacttttggaactattcacagccaatctcttggtcagtagttaatgagtcttccagcatctagaagtacatcccaccctcctgcaattcagccattcagcgcaggtttttttggaacttttgatcgcatggcggcgacatcaaagcatgtcgcaactctctctctctatggctctgca
This genomic interval carries:
- the LOC134101728 gene encoding dimethylaniline monooxygenase [N-oxide-forming] 2-like, which gives rise to MVKRVAVIGAGSGGLVSIKCCLDEGQEPVCFESTDDIGGLWRFKESPEPEHSSIYRSLVSNTSKEIMCFSDFPMPADYPNYLHNAQLLQYYRLYAQHFDLLKYVQFQTTVRSVRQRPDFSRSGQWEVVTENRDGQEERHIFDGVLVSSGHYTHPVTPMEKIKGAKTFPGKYYHSWEYKDPEPFRGKRVVIVGIGNSGCDIAVEISRAAEKTFLSTRKGGWILGRMSDNGLPLDMVMINRWSLLMQRLLPKALLNWVTERRVNSKYDHSLYSLQPKHRFFDRRPIINDDLPGRILYGALAMKPNMLEFRGSSVVFEDQSVEENIDAVVFCTGYSPTFSFLPPSLVTGPQGEIRLYKQMFPPSLERPTLALLGLVQTSGPIMPCMELQARWATRAIAGLSQLPSEKKMNEIIDAEKQRYTESYPNHATVQVQYIPYLDHLAQEVGARPNLLSLLFWDPSLSLKVLLGPCTPYQFRLFGPGQWKGARQAICTQWDRVTQPMRTRPVPRLNPSPMPGWWLALSGGLTLVLAVLALQLKLPDLFDNLSEAFGEALDDLWRDGIAPVV